From the genome of Terriglobia bacterium, one region includes:
- a CDS encoding ABC transporter ATP-binding protein, protein MALDEFSDVVSAPYGCAVENVIAFDGVCKRFGDHVALHNVSFAVARGETVGFIGPNGAGKTTTIRIILGILAPSAGSASTFGCPTDRFGFAEKRRISCVLENPGIYDDLKVRDNLMLYARIYRVPKAEERIRSLLDLTGLAGRGAEKAGRLSKGMKQKLALARCLLWDPELLVLDEPTAGLDPLFQKEILDLIRQLGKRGKTVFFSSHHLEEVQDVCSKVAMIDGGILLAFEPIDSLLARFQNMKKRVCFETDLDKQVFEAAINDFSPVSCATTDRSVVILLRAPDQALLLDKLLAERRLTKTHIENLPVALNDVFHILVERRQRDWHQ, encoded by the coding sequence GCGTGTGCAAGCGGTTTGGGGACCATGTGGCCCTTCACAATGTGAGCTTTGCAGTGGCGCGCGGCGAAACGGTCGGCTTTATCGGTCCCAACGGTGCCGGAAAGACTACCACGATCAGAATTATTCTGGGAATTCTGGCTCCATCTGCTGGTAGTGCGAGTACGTTCGGCTGCCCTACAGATAGATTTGGTTTCGCCGAGAAGAGAAGGATCTCTTGCGTACTGGAGAATCCGGGTATCTATGATGACCTCAAAGTTCGTGATAATCTAATGCTTTATGCGCGCATTTATCGAGTCCCAAAGGCGGAGGAGAGAATTCGCAGTCTTCTCGATCTTACCGGTTTGGCAGGCAGGGGGGCAGAAAAGGCCGGGCGGCTATCTAAAGGGATGAAGCAGAAACTCGCGTTAGCGAGATGCCTTCTGTGGGATCCGGAGCTGCTGGTCTTGGATGAACCTACAGCAGGACTGGATCCATTGTTTCAGAAGGAGATTCTTGACTTGATTCGCCAATTGGGAAAGCGTGGAAAGACAGTTTTTTTCTCCTCACACCACTTGGAGGAGGTACAAGACGTCTGCTCTAAAGTCGCAATGATCGACGGAGGCATACTGCTCGCGTTTGAACCCATCGACTCTTTGCTAGCCCGATTTCAGAACATGAAAAAAAGAGTGTGCTTCGAAACAGATTTAGATAAACAAGTCTTCGAGGCGGCTATCAACGATTTTTCTCCTGTCAGTTGCGCTACGACGGATCGTAGTGTCGTAATTCTCCTCAGGGCTCCCGATCAGGCCCTGCTTCTTGACAAACTGTTGGCCGAGCGGCGGCTTACGAAGACCCATATCGAGAACCTCCCGGTAGCTTTGAACGATGTGTTCCACATCCTTGTGGAACGAAGGCAACGTGATTGGCACCAATGA